The following is a genomic window from Pseudothermotoga thermarum DSM 5069.
TCAAGGATATTGGACGTCTGAACAATACCGTCCAGTCGTTTCGAGCTGTGAGAAGTGCTCTGTTCAAATTCTGCTCTGCCATTGGTCCAAGGATCATCCCCAGAACAAGTGGTGGTAAAGGAAAACCGTACTTCTTCATGAAATAGCCAATAATTCCGAAAACCAGTGCCACACCAACATCGAAAAAGTTGTTGCGGAGTGAAAAAGAACCAACAACCGCAAGAACAAGGACTATTGGCATCAGATACTCATCGGGAATCCTCAGAATACTTGGTGCGAACATTATGGCAAGAAAACCGCAGGCTAGCATCATAAACTGAATAACAAACCAACCTGCAAAGAAGGAGTATATTACGTCAGGATGCTGGGAGAACAACAGCGGTCCTGGCTTAACACCTATCAGTATAAGTGCTCCCAACATGACTGCTGTTACGGCATCGCCGGGTATTCCAAGTGAAAGAGTAGGAACCATTGCGCCACCTGTTACAGCGTTGTTCGCCGTCTCACAAACAGCGACACCCTCTAAGGCACCGCTACCAAAGTTGCTTTTATTCTTCGACCACCGTCTCAACTCATTGTATGCAAGGAAGGTCGCAATGGTTCCCCCGGTTCCTGGTATGACACCGATAATGGTCCCTATTATCGATCCAAACAAGATGGGGATTAACAACGAACGAAACTCTGCGGCAGTGAGCCATAAACCACCTGTCTTCACTGCCATCTCAGGTTTCTGGCTTCTATCCAGCCTTTCCAAAACTTCTGAAATGGCAAAGACTCCAATCAAGACAGGCAGAAATTCTATGCCGTTTGCAAGTTGATCAATTCCCAAGGTCAAGCGTATCGTGCCTCTAATGTTGTCAATCCCTATCATCGCAAGCAAAAGTCCCAAAAGACCTGAAATAGCACCTTTGAGCAAACTCTTACCCGAAACACTTGCGATTATCGTAAGTCCAAAAACAGCCAGCGAAAAGTACTCGGCCGGTCCAAATTTCAAAGCCATCTTAGCAAGAACAGGAGCCAAAAAGATCATGCATATTCCGCTTGCAAGTCCTCCGAAAACCGATCCTATAAGTGCTGCGCTAAGTGCTTTCCCTGCCTTGCCTTGTTGAGCCAAAGGGTATCCATCGATGGCTGTGGCAGCAGCTGAAGGAGTTCCAGGAGTTCTGATCAAGATAGCCGAAATCGAGCCGCCAAACATTGAAGCGCAGTACATACCGGTGAGCATCAGCAAAGCGCTTTTCGGATCAAGATAATAAGTGAACGGTAGAAGCAAGATTATTCCCATTGAAGAGGTAACTCCCGGAAGTGCCCCTACGACAATCCCTCCTAATACTCCTAGGAGCATTAAGAAAAGATTTGAAGGCAAAACAGCGATTTTCAAACCTTCTATCCAATAACTTATCATCATTTGTCATCCCCTTGATCAAAGAGAAAAAGATGGCAATAAAACCTTGAAAACTTGAGTGAATACGTAGTAGATGACGATAGTACTCAGTAC
Proteins encoded in this region:
- a CDS encoding tripartite tricarboxylate transporter permease, with protein sequence MMISYWIEGLKIAVLPSNLFLMLLGVLGGIVVGALPGVTSSMGIILLLPFTYYLDPKSALLMLTGMYCASMFGGSISAILIRTPGTPSAAATAIDGYPLAQQGKAGKALSAALIGSVFGGLASGICMIFLAPVLAKMALKFGPAEYFSLAVFGLTIIASVSGKSLLKGAISGLLGLLLAMIGIDNIRGTIRLTLGIDQLANGIEFLPVLIGVFAISEVLERLDRSQKPEMAVKTGGLWLTAAEFRSLLIPILFGSIIGTIIGVIPGTGGTIATFLAYNELRRWSKNKSNFGSGALEGVAVCETANNAVTGGAMVPTLSLGIPGDAVTAVMLGALILIGVKPGPLLFSQHPDVIYSFFAGWFVIQFMMLACGFLAIMFAPSILRIPDEYLMPIVLVLAVVGSFSLRNNFFDVGVALVFGIIGYFMKKYGFPLPPLVLGMILGPMAEQNLNRALLTARNDWTVLFRRPISLTLLLLAIVSAAIPLINYFVFKKKEA